AAATAGATGAAATGGTAATGATACTGCCACCGCCCTGCTCGCGCATTCGTGGAATGACCAGACGACAGAGCCGCGTGGTTGCCATGATATTCAGGTTGACGGCTTGCTCCCATTGCTCGTCGGTGGTCTCCAGAAAGCCTGCCCCAACGGCGCCACCTGCATTCTGGACGAGGACATCAATCCGTCTGAAACGCTGAAGCGTTTGATCGACCAGACGCTTACAGTCTTCTGATCTGGTGAGATCAACCGGCACGCCCAGCGCCTGCACGCCCTGTGCGCGCAGCTCCTCGGCGGTGTTCTCCAACGCCTCCTGTCCACGCGCGGCAATGGCGAGATGGCAGCCCTCGCTCGCAAAGGCATTGGCGATAGCTCGCCCGATACCGCGACTCGCGCCGGTTACAAGGACCACCTTTCCTTGAAGTCCTAAGTCCATCTGTAATCTCCTCCTGCGGAAATAAGCGTCGTTTTTGTTCTGGCTTCGGTTTCAGCTTCTTTCTGTTTCATTGTAGTATACTTTCTTTGTGAAGCATGGTCGTATCTCCGAACCAGACTCTCTACCCGCTAGCTGCCCATGAGCAGATACCCAGACGAAAATACCAGACGAAATAGGAGCTTTCATGTCTGTAGAACCACGTCCAGCCGCTGCGATTGTCTTACTGCGGGATCGCCAGCAAGGCGGCATCGAGACGTTTATGGTGCGGCGACACGTTCGCAGCGA
This genomic window from Ktedonobacterales bacterium contains:
- a CDS encoding glucose 1-dehydrogenase — protein: MDLGLQGKVVLVTGASRGIGRAIANAFASEGCHLAIAARGQEALENTAEELRAQGVQALGVPVDLTRSEDCKRLVDQTLQRFRRIDVLVQNAGGAVGAGFLETTDEQWEQAVNLNIMATTRLCRLVIPRMREQGGGSIITISSIYGREAGGRVVYNTTKAAAISLTKALAREFARDHIRINSVAPGSVMFPGSSWHRRQKADPAAIAAFVNDELPLGRFGRPEEIASVVVFLASDRSSLVDGACLNVDGGQSRSNI